The following proteins are co-located in the Streptomyces sp. DT2A-34 genome:
- a CDS encoding tetratricopeptide repeat protein has translation MTDQAVDTGGVRASAQASRPRQFLGRTRELKELRADIERAGLDTLSGRKAPRARVLLIAGRPGSGRTALAEELVRQVADRYADGVLRARLSEPDGAPVPVERTARELLTALDRPTPPGAAEDDLTATLREALAERRVLLLLDDAAEAEQVDALLPDTPQCLVVAVSHGPLTGISGVRPCTLGGLDTKSAVELLARHAGSVRITVDPRAAEDLVEVLQGQPAALLLAGGWLAARPKVAVADLAKQVHAEGEEGTPLSRVFRLVYASLPGPAARILRLLSLAPGGLVDPHTASALAGCSVDGACATLDDFVALGLLHTVDSPLPQYEVPACLHPLLKALTETQDRPGEIQLARARMLERTVRLLQSCRAITETDDPEARQKLLDTPRALRFPNPRAAADWIELRRPALLASARAAVADGELDTLARRLMSQLVRAMVAHFGTQAAAGDLYGIHRLVLDVAERRNLPREKAAALLNLGDLDARTGRTKAALVSYRAALDAGREANDPYATGRAMESVGGAHLELGDYDRAADWFGRALAQRLARGERADAARLYGRIGAAHTFAGRYGEALRNWRAAVAGHRKNGDGAGQARALSELARVQEYAGRPEESLRTCREAVELARRAEDTRLQAALFLRLADTLEHLGDPAAAQLHRGAAQRMLGEEPQESDAAEPEPRQDAFEPEHDANACEIRSTSVED, from the coding sequence GTGACGGATCAGGCGGTGGACACAGGCGGCGTGCGGGCGTCGGCACAGGCTTCCCGTCCGCGCCAATTCCTGGGCCGCACACGCGAGTTGAAGGAGCTCCGCGCCGACATCGAGCGTGCGGGCCTGGACACCCTCTCCGGCCGCAAGGCGCCACGCGCGCGCGTGCTGCTCATCGCAGGCCGCCCCGGCTCGGGCCGCACCGCGCTCGCCGAGGAACTGGTACGGCAGGTGGCGGACCGTTACGCCGACGGCGTGCTGCGCGCCCGCCTGAGCGAGCCCGACGGCGCCCCCGTCCCCGTCGAGCGCACCGCCCGTGAACTGCTCACCGCCCTGGACCGGCCGACCCCGCCCGGCGCCGCCGAGGACGACCTCACGGCAACCCTCCGCGAGGCGCTGGCGGAGCGCCGGGTCCTGCTCCTGCTCGACGACGCGGCCGAGGCGGAGCAGGTCGACGCCCTGCTGCCGGACACCCCGCAGTGCCTGGTCGTGGCCGTCTCCCACGGCCCGCTGACCGGGATCTCGGGTGTGCGGCCCTGCACGCTGGGCGGCCTGGACACCAAGTCGGCGGTGGAGCTGCTGGCCCGGCACGCCGGCTCGGTCCGCATCACCGTGGACCCACGGGCCGCCGAGGACCTCGTCGAGGTCCTGCAGGGGCAGCCGGCCGCGCTGCTGCTGGCGGGTGGCTGGCTCGCCGCCCGCCCCAAGGTGGCCGTCGCCGACCTCGCCAAGCAGGTGCACGCCGAGGGCGAGGAGGGCACACCGCTCAGCCGGGTCTTCCGGCTCGTCTACGCCTCCCTCCCGGGCCCCGCCGCCCGCATACTGCGGCTGCTCTCCCTCGCGCCGGGCGGCCTGGTCGACCCGCACACCGCCTCCGCCCTGGCCGGCTGCTCGGTCGACGGCGCCTGCGCCACCCTGGACGACTTCGTCGCCCTCGGCCTGCTGCACACCGTCGACTCGCCGCTGCCGCAGTACGAGGTCCCGGCCTGCCTGCACCCCCTCCTCAAGGCCCTCACCGAGACCCAGGACCGCCCCGGCGAGATCCAGCTGGCTCGCGCCCGCATGCTGGAGCGGACCGTACGGCTGCTGCAGTCCTGCCGGGCGATCACCGAGACCGACGACCCCGAGGCCCGGCAGAAGCTCCTCGACACACCCCGCGCCCTGCGCTTTCCCAACCCCCGGGCGGCCGCGGACTGGATCGAGCTCCGCAGGCCCGCCCTGCTGGCCTCGGCCCGCGCCGCGGTCGCCGACGGGGAGTTGGACACCCTGGCCCGGCGCCTGATGTCCCAGCTGGTCAGGGCCATGGTCGCGCACTTCGGCACGCAGGCGGCCGCCGGCGACCTGTACGGCATCCACCGCCTGGTCCTCGACGTGGCCGAGCGCCGGAACCTGCCCCGCGAGAAGGCCGCGGCCCTGCTGAACCTCGGCGACCTCGACGCCCGGACGGGGCGGACGAAGGCGGCGCTGGTGAGCTATCGGGCCGCGCTGGACGCCGGACGGGAGGCGAACGACCCGTATGCGACCGGCCGCGCGATGGAATCCGTAGGCGGCGCCCACCTGGAGCTCGGGGACTACGACCGGGCCGCCGACTGGTTCGGCCGGGCGCTGGCCCAGCGGCTGGCCCGGGGCGAGCGCGCCGACGCCGCCCGGCTGTACGGCCGTATCGGCGCCGCCCACACCTTTGCGGGCCGGTACGGCGAGGCGCTGCGCAACTGGCGGGCCGCGGTCGCCGGGCACCGCAAGAACGGCGATGGCGCGGGCCAGGCACGGGCGTTGAGCGAGCTGGCGCGGGTCCAGGAGTACGCGGGGCGGCCCGAGGAGTCGCTGCGCACCTGCCGGGAGGCGGTGGAGCTGGCGCGGCGTGCCGAGGACACGCGGTTGCAGGCGGCGCTGTTCCTGCGGCTCGCCGACACCCTGGAGCATCTGGGCGATCCCGCGGCGGCGCAGCTGCACCGGGGCGCCGCCCAGCGGATGCTGGGGGAGGAGCCTCAGGAGTCCGATGCGGCCGAGCCTGAGCCCCGGCAAGACGCTTTCGAGCCGGAACACGACGCTAACGCCTGCGAAATCCGCAGTACATCCGTCGAAGATTGA
- a CDS encoding NUDIX hydrolase, producing MTIKDTAQEWEIRATDTPFVGNKTSVRTDDVVMPDGSVVRRDYQVHPGSVAVLALDDEDRVLVIKQYRHPVRQKLWEIPAGLLDVPGENPLHAAQRELYEEAHVKAEDWRVLTDVYTTPGGCDEAVRIFLARNLSEADGERFEVEDEEADMEYARVPVDELVRAVLAGELHNNCLVVGALSLVAARASGGLDGLRSADAEWPARPFEA from the coding sequence ATGACGATCAAGGACACCGCGCAGGAGTGGGAGATCCGGGCCACGGACACCCCCTTCGTGGGCAACAAGACCTCCGTCCGCACGGACGACGTGGTCATGCCCGACGGCTCGGTGGTACGCCGCGACTACCAGGTCCACCCCGGCTCGGTGGCCGTCCTCGCCCTCGACGACGAGGACCGCGTCCTGGTCATCAAGCAGTACCGCCACCCGGTGCGGCAGAAGCTGTGGGAGATCCCGGCCGGCCTGCTCGACGTCCCCGGCGAGAACCCGCTGCACGCCGCCCAGCGCGAGCTCTACGAGGAGGCCCACGTCAAGGCCGAGGACTGGCGGGTGCTGACCGACGTCTACACCACGCCCGGCGGCTGCGACGAGGCCGTACGGATCTTCCTCGCCCGCAACCTGTCCGAGGCCGACGGGGAGCGCTTCGAGGTGGAGGACGAGGAGGCCGACATGGAGTACGCGCGCGTGCCGGTCGACGAGCTCGTCCGGGCCGTGCTCGCGGGCGAGTTGCACAACAACTGCCTGGTCGTGGGCGCGCTGTCGCTGGTCGCCGCGAGGGCCTCCGGCGGGCTTGACGGGTTGCGGTCGGCGGATGCGGAGTGGCCGGCGCGGCCGTTCGAGGCGTGA
- the ald gene encoding alanine dehydrogenase codes for MKVGIPREVKNNEFRVAITPAGVHELVRHGHQVVIEQGAGVGSSIPDSEYVAAGARILQTADEVWATADLLLKVKEPIAEEYHRLRKDQTLFTYLHLAASKECTDALIESGTTAIAYETVELPSRALPLLAPMSEVAGRLAPQVGAYHLMRSAGGRGVLPGGVPGTQPAKAVVIGGGVSGWNATQIAVGMGFHVTLLDRDINKLREADKVFGTKVRAIMSNAFELEKAVLEADLVIGAVLIPGAKAPKLVTNELVSRMKPGSVLVDIAIDQGGCFEDSRPTTHAEPTFRVHDSVFYCVANMPGAVPNTSTYALTNATLPYIVELANRGWVEALRRDAALAKGLNTHDGKVVYREVAEAHDLEHVELETLLG; via the coding sequence GTGAAGGTCGGCATCCCCCGCGAGGTCAAGAACAACGAGTTCCGGGTGGCCATCACCCCCGCCGGCGTGCACGAGCTGGTGCGCCACGGCCACCAGGTCGTCATCGAGCAGGGCGCCGGTGTCGGCTCGTCGATCCCGGACAGCGAGTACGTCGCCGCAGGCGCCCGCATCCTGCAGACCGCCGACGAGGTGTGGGCCACCGCCGACCTGCTGCTGAAGGTCAAGGAGCCCATCGCCGAGGAGTACCACCGCCTCCGCAAGGACCAGACGCTCTTCACCTACCTGCACCTGGCCGCCTCCAAGGAGTGCACGGACGCGCTCATCGAGTCCGGCACCACGGCGATCGCCTACGAGACCGTCGAGCTGCCCAGCCGCGCGCTCCCGCTGCTCGCCCCCATGTCCGAGGTGGCGGGCCGCCTCGCCCCGCAGGTCGGCGCCTATCACCTGATGCGCTCGGCCGGCGGCCGTGGCGTGCTCCCCGGTGGCGTCCCCGGCACCCAGCCCGCGAAGGCCGTCGTCATCGGAGGCGGTGTCTCCGGCTGGAACGCGACGCAGATCGCCGTCGGCATGGGCTTCCACGTCACGCTGCTCGACCGCGACATCAACAAGCTGCGCGAGGCGGACAAGGTCTTCGGCACCAAGGTGCGGGCGATCATGTCCAACGCCTTCGAGCTCGAGAAGGCCGTCCTGGAAGCCGACCTCGTCATCGGCGCCGTCCTGATCCCGGGCGCCAAGGCCCCGAAGCTGGTCACCAACGAGCTGGTCTCGCGCATGAAGCCGGGAAGTGTCCTTGTCGACATCGCGATCGACCAGGGCGGCTGCTTCGAGGACTCCCGCCCGACGACGCACGCCGAGCCGACCTTCCGGGTCCACGACTCGGTCTTCTACTGCGTCGCCAACATGCCCGGCGCGGTGCCCAACACCTCCACCTACGCGCTGACCAACGCCACGCTGCCGTACATCGTCGAACTGGCCAACCGCGGCTGGGTGGAGGCCCTGCGCCGCGACGCCGCGCTGGCCAAGGGCCTCAACACGCATGACGGCAAGGTGGTTTACCGGGAGGTCGCGGAGGCGCACGACCTGGAGCACGTGGAGCTCGAAACGCTGCTCGGCTGA
- the scpB gene encoding SMC-Scp complex subunit ScpB — MSEDTSELPAGLRTVADLDLKPALEAMLMVVDEPATEERLAKLLERPRRQIADALRELADEYAVQGRGFELRFVAGGWRFYTRPEYAAAVERLVLDGQTARLTQAALETLAVVAYRQPVSRSRVSAVRGVNCDGVMRTLLQRGLVEEAGTEPETGAILYRTTNYFLERMGLRGLDELPELAPFLPEAEAIEAETLEGVPSFDPDAPDSEDADDKTEL; from the coding sequence GTGAGTGAGGACACCAGCGAACTTCCGGCCGGGCTGCGCACGGTCGCCGACCTCGACCTCAAGCCCGCCCTGGAGGCGATGCTCATGGTCGTGGACGAGCCCGCGACCGAGGAGCGCCTCGCGAAGCTCCTGGAGCGGCCGCGCCGGCAGATCGCCGACGCCCTGCGGGAGCTGGCCGACGAGTACGCGGTGCAGGGGCGCGGCTTCGAGCTGCGGTTCGTCGCGGGCGGCTGGCGTTTCTACACCCGTCCCGAGTACGCGGCCGCCGTCGAGCGGCTGGTGCTGGACGGGCAGACGGCCCGCCTCACGCAGGCCGCCCTGGAGACGCTCGCGGTCGTCGCGTACCGCCAGCCGGTCAGCCGCAGCCGCGTCTCGGCGGTGCGCGGAGTGAACTGCGACGGTGTCATGCGCACCCTCCTTCAGCGCGGGCTGGTCGAGGAGGCGGGCACGGAACCCGAAACAGGTGCGATCCTGTACAGGACGACGAACTACTTCCTGGAGCGGATGGGCCTGCGCGGCCTGGACGAGCTCCCGGAGCTCGCGCCCTTCCTCCCGGAGGCGGAGGCGATCGAGGCCGAGACACTGGAAGGAGTCCCGTCGTTCGATCCGGACGCTCCGGATTCCGAGGACGCAGACGACAAGACGGAACTTTGA
- a CDS encoding ParA family protein yields MPVRGQGPAGFEAVGSVAVRTFAAHQGHLTSGVTQPANMSMDGHHVNAMAGDGSGAPHNHFADYDELPEGHFYDPDAEYEPDPEYAATLAPDAARQRRERIGPTGRPLPYFPIPGPLTDHGPAKIIAMCNQKGGVGKTTSTINLGAALAEYGRRVLLVDFDPQGALSVGLGVNPMELDLTVYNLLMERGMSADEVLLKTAVPNMDLLPSNIDLSAAEVQLVSEVARESTLQRALKPLLPDYDFIVIDCQPSLGLLTVNALTAAHKVIVPLECEFFALRGVALLTETIEKVQERLNPELELDGILATMYDSRTVHSREVLARVVEAFDDHVYHTVIGRTVRFPETTVAGEPITTYASNSVGAAAYRQLAREVLARCHAE; encoded by the coding sequence ATGCCGGTACGGGGCCAGGGTCCCGCGGGATTCGAGGCTGTCGGCTCCGTCGCGGTGCGCACCTTCGCAGCCCACCAGGGTCACCTGACCTCAGGGGTGACTCAGCCAGCAAACATGAGCATGGATGGCCATCACGTGAACGCCATGGCCGGCGACGGAAGTGGCGCGCCCCACAACCACTTCGCCGACTACGACGAACTGCCCGAGGGGCACTTCTACGACCCCGACGCGGAGTACGAGCCCGATCCCGAGTACGCGGCCACGCTCGCGCCCGACGCGGCACGCCAGCGCCGCGAGCGCATCGGCCCGACCGGGCGCCCGCTGCCGTACTTCCCGATCCCGGGCCCGCTGACCGATCACGGTCCCGCGAAGATCATCGCGATGTGCAACCAGAAGGGCGGCGTCGGCAAGACGACGTCGACCATCAACCTGGGTGCCGCGCTCGCGGAGTACGGACGCCGGGTCCTGCTCGTCGACTTCGACCCGCAGGGCGCGCTGTCGGTCGGCCTCGGCGTCAATCCGATGGAGCTCGACCTCACCGTCTACAACCTGCTCATGGAGCGGGGCATGTCGGCGGACGAGGTGCTCCTGAAGACGGCGGTCCCCAACATGGACCTGCTGCCGAGCAACATCGACCTGTCGGCCGCCGAGGTCCAGCTGGTGAGCGAGGTCGCGCGCGAGTCCACGCTGCAGCGCGCCCTGAAGCCGCTGCTGCCGGACTACGACTTCATCGTGATCGACTGCCAGCCCTCGCTGGGTCTGCTCACGGTGAACGCGCTGACGGCCGCCCACAAGGTGATCGTGCCCCTGGAGTGCGAGTTCTTCGCCCTGCGAGGTGTCGCGCTGCTGACGGAGACCATCGAGAAGGTCCAGGAGCGGCTCAACCCGGAGCTGGAGCTCGACGGGATCCTCGCCACGATGTACGACTCGCGCACCGTGCACAGCCGTGAGGTGCTCGCGCGTGTCGTCGAGGCGTTCGACGACCACGTCTACCACACGGTCATCGGGCGCACGGTCCGCTTCCCGGAGACCACGGTCGCCGGTGAGCCGATCACCACGTACGCCTCCAACTCCGTCGGTGCCGCCGCCTATCGCCAGCTCGCCAGGGAGGTGCTCGCCCGGTGTCACGCCGAGTGA
- a CDS encoding nucleotidyltransferase domain-containing protein, with protein sequence MIDALDIDIDLAPVVAEQPDPVLFATVSGAHLYGFPSRDSDVDLRGVHLLPTADLVGLREPDETRTRMWVRDGVEMDLVTHDLRKFVRLMLRRNGYVLEQLLSPLVVHTTDTHRELAELVPGVLTSHHAHHYRGFANTQWRLFEKTDELKPLLYTFRVLLTGVHLMRSGEVQAHLPTLIGEVDAPAYLPELIAAKAEQEHGAADVDHARVAADIERLHSVLDEAQTASALPDAPSAYDALHAFVVRSRLEG encoded by the coding sequence ATGATCGACGCCCTGGACATCGACATCGACCTCGCGCCCGTCGTCGCCGAACAGCCCGATCCGGTGCTGTTCGCGACGGTCTCCGGCGCGCATCTCTACGGCTTCCCGTCGCGCGACTCGGACGTCGACCTGCGCGGTGTGCACCTGCTGCCGACCGCCGACCTCGTCGGGCTGCGCGAGCCGGACGAGACGCGGACACGGATGTGGGTGCGGGACGGCGTCGAGATGGACCTGGTCACGCACGACCTGCGCAAGTTCGTACGGCTGATGCTGCGCCGCAACGGCTATGTCCTGGAGCAGCTGCTCTCGCCGCTCGTCGTACACACCACGGACACTCACCGGGAGCTGGCCGAACTCGTGCCCGGTGTCCTCACCAGTCACCATGCCCATCACTACCGGGGGTTCGCCAACACGCAGTGGCGGCTGTTCGAGAAGACCGACGAACTCAAGCCGCTGCTCTACACCTTCAGGGTGCTGCTCACCGGCGTTCATCTGATGCGCAGCGGTGAGGTGCAGGCGCATCTGCCCACGTTGATCGGGGAGGTCGACGCACCCGCCTATCTGCCGGAGCTGATCGCGGCGAAGGCCGAGCAGGAGCACGGGGCCGCCGATGTCGACCACGCGCGCGTGGCGGCCGACATCGAGCGGCTGCACAGTGTGCTGGACGAGGCGCAGACCGCCTCAGCGCTGCCCGACGCCCCGAGCGCCTACGACGCCCTGCACGCCTTCGTCGTACGGAGCCGGCTGGAGGGCTGA
- a CDS encoding pseudouridine synthase: MRSSSGRNSSGNNGGSRGGNSGGRGGSSGGRGNYRGAGNNRDDKPGGRPKKPRPEERRYDVGPGATQDGPKSGRGASARGGAKGGPKQGQQRGTGRGRSAPASSREYDARAEERNRERYAGKKDVKLPKTFPGAEQEGERLQKVLARAGYGSRRACEELVEQARVEVNGEIVLEQGKRVDPEKDEIKVDGLTVATQSYQFFSLNKPAGVVSTMEDPEGRQCLGDYVTNRETRLFHVGRLDTETEGVILLTNHGELAHRLTHPKYGVQKTYLAAIVGPIPRDLGKKLKDGIQLEDGYARADHFRVVEQTGKNYLVEVTLHEGRKHIVRRMLAEAGFPVEKLVRTSFGPITLGDQKSGWLRRLSNTEVGMLMKEVDL; encoded by the coding sequence ATGCGAAGCAGCAGCGGCAGGAACAGCAGCGGAAACAACGGCGGGAGCCGTGGTGGCAACAGCGGCGGCCGCGGCGGGAGCAGCGGTGGCCGCGGTAACTACCGTGGCGCCGGTAACAACCGCGACGACAAGCCGGGCGGCCGGCCGAAGAAGCCGCGCCCGGAGGAGCGGCGCTACGACGTAGGCCCCGGCGCCACCCAGGACGGCCCGAAGTCGGGGCGCGGTGCCTCCGCGCGCGGCGGCGCCAAGGGCGGGCCCAAGCAGGGCCAGCAGCGCGGCACCGGCCGGGGCCGTTCGGCACCGGCGAGTTCCCGCGAGTACGACGCGCGCGCCGAGGAGCGCAACCGGGAGCGGTACGCGGGCAAGAAGGACGTCAAGCTGCCCAAGACCTTCCCGGGCGCCGAGCAGGAGGGCGAGCGCCTCCAGAAGGTGCTCGCGCGGGCCGGTTACGGCTCTCGGCGTGCCTGTGAGGAGCTCGTCGAGCAGGCGCGGGTCGAGGTCAACGGCGAGATCGTGCTGGAGCAGGGCAAGCGCGTCGACCCGGAGAAGGACGAGATCAAGGTCGACGGACTGACGGTCGCGACGCAGTCGTACCAGTTCTTCTCGCTCAACAAGCCCGCCGGCGTCGTCTCGACGATGGAGGACCCCGAGGGCCGGCAGTGCCTCGGCGACTACGTCACCAACCGCGAGACCCGGCTCTTCCACGTCGGCCGGCTCGACACCGAGACCGAGGGCGTCATCCTGCTCACCAACCACGGCGAGCTGGCCCACCGCCTCACCCACCCCAAGTACGGGGTCCAGAAGACCTACCTCGCGGCCATCGTCGGCCCGATCCCGCGCGACCTGGGCAAGAAGCTCAAGGACGGCATCCAGCTGGAGGACGGTTACGCGCGCGCGGACCACTTCCGGGTCGTCGAGCAGACCGGCAAGAACTACCTGGTCGAGGTCACCCTGCACGAGGGCCGCAAGCACATCGTGCGCCGCATGCTGGCGGAGGCGGGCTTCCCCGTCGAGAAGCTGGTGCGCACCTCCTTCGGGCCGATCACCCTCGGCGACCAGAAGTCGGGCTGGCTGCGGCGGCTGTCGAACACCGAGGTCGGGATGCTGATGAAGGAAGTCGATCTGTAG
- a CDS encoding ADP-ribosylglycohydrolase family protein, translating to MTTTTVRKRAATGSLLGLALGDALGFPTEFHDVPSILAKCGPWREMELPTPAIVTDDTQMTLALGKGLRAATDLGVLGPEAMVEPVRAEFVAWNRSPENNRAPGNTCLRACDLLERPDRPWQDASQINSKGCGANMRVAPIGLVPGLSDEQRAGAAQLQSALTHGHPTALAASDLTAHAVRLLAQGAEPTGLVGLLRSYAYENRSRYHQRWLGDLWARSQDPTPEHFIARGWDECLEILGRLQDAVRTASPETDPCLATGAGWIAEEAFATGLLCFLMFVDEPLTALRRAACTSGDSDSIACLTGAFAGAWLGADAWPTEWADRIEYRGDLLTLGALWDA from the coding sequence ATGACCACGACCACCGTCCGCAAGCGCGCCGCCACCGGCTCTCTGCTCGGCCTCGCCCTCGGGGACGCGCTCGGCTTCCCGACCGAGTTCCACGACGTCCCGTCGATCCTCGCCAAGTGCGGGCCCTGGCGCGAGATGGAGCTGCCGACGCCGGCGATCGTCACCGACGACACCCAGATGACACTGGCGTTGGGGAAGGGGCTGCGCGCGGCGACGGATCTGGGTGTGCTCGGGCCCGAGGCGATGGTGGAGCCGGTGCGCGCGGAGTTCGTCGCGTGGAATCGCTCACCCGAGAACAACCGTGCCCCGGGCAACACCTGCCTCAGGGCCTGCGACCTGCTGGAGCGCCCGGACCGGCCCTGGCAGGACGCCAGCCAGATCAACTCCAAGGGCTGCGGCGCCAACATGCGCGTCGCGCCGATCGGCCTCGTCCCCGGCCTGAGTGACGAACAGCGTGCGGGCGCCGCCCAGTTGCAGTCCGCGCTCACTCACGGACATCCGACCGCGCTCGCCGCGTCCGACCTGACCGCACACGCCGTACGGCTCCTCGCGCAGGGCGCCGAGCCGACCGGGCTGGTCGGGCTGCTGCGGTCGTACGCCTACGAGAACCGCTCCCGCTACCACCAGCGCTGGCTCGGCGACCTGTGGGCCCGCAGCCAGGACCCCACCCCCGAGCACTTCATCGCGCGCGGCTGGGACGAGTGCCTGGAGATACTGGGCCGCCTCCAGGACGCGGTACGCACGGCCTCGCCCGAGACCGACCCGTGCCTGGCCACCGGCGCGGGCTGGATCGCCGAAGAGGCCTTCGCGACCGGGTTGTTGTGCTTCCTGATGTTCGTCGACGAGCCGCTGACGGCCCTGCGCCGGGCCGCCTGCACGTCCGGGGACTCGGACTCGATCGCGTGCCTGACGGGCGCGTTCGCGGGCGCCTGGCTCGGGGCCGACGCCTGGCCGACGGAGTGGGCGGACCGGATCGAGTACCGGGGGGATCTGCTGACCCTCGGAGCGCTCTGGGACGCTTGA
- a CDS encoding segregation/condensation protein A translates to MTSNDLPAPGAGASGGRRRALGRGPGAAPVAPPVLSPPAEAESESSPEVETSTSAGGPLCPPVPHPVPEGPGGTPSGTPAHNGGGRPEIEPQAVEPEDPAPGEAQDAGGTQDAGEAQDSDGTQHPGEPDDGVFKVRLSNFEGPFDLLLQLISKHKLDVTEVALSKVTDEFMAHIRALGSDWDLDETTEFLVVAATLLDLKAARLLPSAEVEDEADLALLEARDLLFARLLQYRAYKQIADIFSRRLDDEARRYPRTVGLEPHHAELLPEVVISIGAEGFAKLAVKAMQPKPKPQVYVDHIHAPLVSVQEQAGIVVARLKELGEASFRALVEDTDDTLTVVARFLALLELYREKAVALDQETALGELTVRWTGGDGDETPMVTDEFDRPPEPPKEEEKA, encoded by the coding sequence ATGACCTCGAACGACCTTCCCGCCCCCGGCGCCGGTGCCTCCGGCGGGCGTCGGCGTGCGTTGGGGCGAGGGCCGGGTGCGGCGCCTGTCGCTCCGCCGGTTCTTTCGCCTCCTGCGGAGGCGGAGAGCGAGTCGTCGCCTGAGGTTGAGACTTCGACCTCCGCCGGTGGGCCGTTGTGCCCACCCGTTCCTCACCCAGTGCCTGAAGGGCCTGGGGGGACCCCCAGCGGAACGCCTGCCCACAACGGCGGCGGCCGGCCCGAGATCGAGCCGCAAGCTGTCGAACCGGAAGACCCCGCGCCCGGCGAAGCCCAGGACGCCGGCGGAACCCAGGACGCCGGCGAAGCCCAGGATTCAGACGGAACCCAGCATCCCGGTGAGCCCGACGACGGAGTCTTCAAGGTCCGCCTCTCCAACTTCGAGGGCCCCTTCGATCTCCTCCTCCAGCTGATCTCCAAGCACAAGCTCGATGTCACCGAGGTCGCTCTGTCCAAGGTGACCGACGAGTTCATGGCGCACATCCGGGCGTTGGGCTCGGACTGGGATCTCGACGAGACGACCGAGTTTCTCGTGGTCGCGGCCACCCTGCTCGACCTCAAGGCGGCTCGGCTGCTGCCGTCCGCCGAGGTGGAGGACGAGGCCGACCTCGCGCTGCTGGAGGCCAGGGACCTGCTGTTCGCGCGGCTGCTGCAGTACCGGGCGTACAAGCAGATCGCCGACATCTTCAGCCGACGGCTCGACGACGAGGCGCGGCGCTATCCGCGGACCGTCGGGCTGGAGCCGCACCACGCCGAGCTGTTGCCCGAGGTCGTCATCAGCATCGGGGCGGAAGGATTCGCCAAGCTCGCGGTCAAGGCCATGCAGCCCAAGCCCAAGCCGCAGGTCTACGTCGATCACATTCACGCGCCGCTGGTGAGCGTGCAGGAGCAGGCCGGGATCGTCGTCGCGCGGCTGAAGGAGCTCGGCGAGGCCAGCTTCCGCGCCCTCGTCGAGGACACCGACGACACCCTCACCGTCGTAGCCCGGTTCCTGGCGCTGCTGGAGCTGTACCGGGAGAAGGCCGTGGCCCTCGACCAGGAGACCGCCCTCGGGGAACTCACCGTGCGGTGGACCGGTGGGGACGGGGACGAGACGCCGATGGTGACCGACGAGTTCGACCGGCCGCCCGAGCCGCCCAAGGAGGAGGAGAAGGCGTGA
- a CDS encoding NUDIX domain-containing protein yields the protein MDYDKYAHEPFAVTADLAVLTLRDGVLHVLLVERGQEPYKGHWALPGGFVQPDESAETAARRELAEETGLSDVSGLHLEQLRTYSEPDRDPRMRVVTVAFTALLPHPPEPHGGSDAAQARWVPYDTAGPLAFDHDRILADAHERVGAKLEYTCLATAFCPPEFTLGELQQVYETVWGTALDRPNFRRKVLATPGFVEPVPGAARLTGGRGKPAALYRAGTATALHPPLLRPTPEGRPT from the coding sequence ATGGACTACGACAAGTACGCGCACGAACCCTTCGCCGTCACCGCCGACCTCGCCGTCCTCACCCTCCGCGACGGTGTCCTGCACGTCCTGCTCGTCGAGCGCGGGCAGGAGCCGTACAAGGGGCACTGGGCGCTGCCCGGCGGCTTCGTGCAGCCGGACGAGTCGGCGGAGACGGCCGCCCGGCGTGAACTCGCCGAGGAGACCGGCCTGTCGGACGTCTCCGGGCTGCATCTGGAGCAGCTGCGCACCTACAGCGAGCCCGACCGCGACCCCCGGATGAGGGTCGTGACGGTCGCCTTCACCGCGCTGCTGCCCCACCCGCCCGAACCGCACGGCGGCAGCGACGCGGCGCAGGCGCGCTGGGTGCCGTACGACACGGCGGGGCCGCTCGCCTTCGACCACGACCGGATCCTGGCCGACGCCCATGAACGCGTCGGCGCCAAGCTCGAGTACACCTGTCTCGCCACCGCCTTCTGCCCTCCCGAGTTCACGCTCGGCGAGCTGCAACAGGTCTACGAGACGGTGTGGGGCACCGCCCTCGACCGGCCCAACTTCCGCCGCAAGGTGCTCGCCACGCCGGGCTTCGTCGAACCCGTCCCCGGCGCCGCCCGGCTCACCGGCGGCCGCGGCAAACCGGCCGCCCTTTACCGCGCGGGCACCGCAACCGCGCTCCACCCACCCCTGCTGCGGCCCACCCCGGAAGGACGCCCCACATGA